One stretch of Saccharomonospora xinjiangensis XJ-54 DNA includes these proteins:
- a CDS encoding BTAD domain-containing putative transcriptional regulator, whose translation MRFGVLGPLAVWTDAGTPVRVREGKVRALLAVLALNAGAEVPLGRIVEALWEGAAPSDPANTVQTKVSQLRRALEAAEPGARALVVRRGSGYVLDVAGAAVDACRFRLLTAKAAGTRDPHGRVAVFGEALALWRGEPLEEFAQPVLVAEAARLSRQELAAREELAQARLDAGGDLAGLADELAEVVSRHPLRERLRGLHMRALYLAGRQTEALAAFADLRARLAEELGADPGPEIRSLHEAILRHDPALGATAAQREGAGRARAELTRTEQTNLPVPLTGLVGRDTAVEAVRAALRAHRLVTLTGPGGVGKTRLAVEVGTRELPSVRDGVWLVELAGAERDHPGRPVPVERIADALAAALGVQESASRGGRSMLDQLAGALRDRRLLLVVDNCEAVVEPVAAVVSRLLRALPRLRVLATSREPLGVAGEALWEVPALGVPQRPSRPVSPGHDGVHEDHGDAAAVERAVTFSSVRLFMDRATAAVPGFALTPDIVGAVSEICRRLDGLPLALELAATRLRSMGPHELLSRLDDRFRLLTRGPRDMPERQRTLRAVIEWSWRLLDDTERAVLRRLAVHPGGAGLAEAEVVCAGGDVAGEDVAEVLARLVDRSLVVREAHGTATRYRLLESVAAYSLEQLADAGETGTARARHADVYAELASAADHGLRGPGQCCLLGDLDVESANLSAALDTLLGTRQPVAAARLVITLTWYWFLRGRLSTARRALRETLAVMDSETPQAPEAEVVSAWLAGLELLSGHRLARSVGDVADRLGGGRRDGARARALWWLGHALGTVGDLRAAKRATRRALEDFRSCGDRWGIAAALGDLASQRLAVGDLPGAHIAADECSALFAQLGDRWGQLQAAFISGTLAGLHGDDVKAEHGFRTALAMADELGLRPEMSYQTSWLGRVALLRGDLAEARRLHEEALRIATDQGFSPGEMYARTGLALGARREGALEEAQRHLTVLLGWHRDHDAPSSEALILAELGFVAELRGDAEEAMRRQREGLAAARRSRDPRAVALGVEGLAGAEALAGNTRRARRLLAVAARIRAGVGVPLRPGERGDVDRIAARIAEAAAVPAGAR comes from the coding sequence GTGCGTTTCGGGGTGCTGGGGCCGCTGGCGGTGTGGACCGACGCGGGTACGCCGGTGCGTGTCCGGGAAGGCAAGGTCAGGGCGTTGCTGGCGGTGCTCGCGCTCAACGCGGGCGCCGAGGTGCCACTCGGCCGGATCGTCGAGGCGCTGTGGGAGGGCGCGGCGCCGTCCGACCCGGCGAACACCGTGCAGACGAAGGTTTCCCAGCTGCGGCGCGCGCTGGAGGCGGCCGAGCCCGGTGCCCGCGCGCTGGTGGTGCGACGAGGCAGCGGCTATGTGCTGGACGTGGCCGGTGCCGCCGTCGATGCCTGCCGGTTCCGGCTGCTGACGGCGAAAGCGGCGGGGACGCGTGACCCGCACGGCCGGGTGGCGGTGTTCGGCGAGGCTCTGGCGTTGTGGCGGGGGGAACCGCTGGAGGAGTTCGCCCAGCCCGTGCTCGTCGCCGAGGCCGCCCGGCTGTCGCGGCAGGAGCTGGCTGCCCGCGAGGAGCTGGCGCAGGCCCGGCTCGACGCCGGTGGCGATCTCGCAGGGCTGGCCGACGAATTGGCCGAGGTGGTGTCGCGGCATCCACTGCGGGAACGCCTGCGCGGCCTGCACATGCGTGCCCTCTATCTCGCGGGGCGTCAGACGGAGGCGCTGGCCGCGTTCGCCGATCTGCGCGCGCGGTTGGCCGAGGAGCTGGGCGCCGACCCCGGCCCGGAGATCCGCAGCCTGCACGAGGCGATCCTGCGGCACGATCCCGCACTCGGCGCCACAGCGGCGCAGCGCGAGGGTGCCGGGCGGGCGCGGGCCGAGTTGACGCGGACCGAGCAGACCAACCTGCCGGTGCCTCTCACAGGTCTTGTTGGGCGTGACACCGCCGTGGAGGCGGTGCGCGCGGCGTTGCGGGCGCACCGCCTCGTCACCCTCACCGGACCCGGCGGTGTCGGCAAGACGCGCCTCGCCGTCGAGGTCGGTACCCGGGAACTTCCGTCGGTGCGCGACGGCGTGTGGCTGGTGGAGCTGGCCGGTGCCGAACGCGACCACCCCGGACGTCCGGTGCCGGTCGAGCGGATCGCCGACGCGCTGGCCGCTGCGCTCGGTGTGCAGGAGAGCGCGAGCCGCGGCGGGCGCTCGATGCTCGATCAGCTCGCGGGCGCGCTGCGCGATCGCAGGCTGCTGCTGGTGGTGGACAACTGTGAGGCGGTGGTCGAGCCGGTGGCGGCCGTGGTGAGCCGCCTGCTGCGCGCTCTTCCTCGGCTGCGGGTGCTGGCCACCAGCAGGGAACCGCTCGGGGTGGCGGGGGAAGCGCTGTGGGAGGTGCCCGCGCTGGGTGTCCCGCAACGGCCCTCGCGTCCGGTGTCCCCCGGCCACGACGGCGTGCATGAAGATCACGGCGACGCTGCGGCTGTGGAGCGGGCGGTGACCTTCAGCTCCGTGCGCCTGTTCATGGACCGCGCCACGGCGGCCGTGCCCGGATTCGCGCTCACCCCGGACATTGTGGGCGCCGTCAGCGAGATCTGCCGCAGACTCGACGGGCTTCCCCTTGCTCTGGAGCTGGCGGCCACCCGCCTGCGGAGCATGGGCCCGCACGAACTGCTGTCCCGATTGGACGATCGGTTCCGGTTGCTCACAAGAGGTCCCCGTGACATGCCGGAACGGCAGCGCACCCTGCGCGCGGTCATCGAGTGGAGCTGGCGGTTGCTGGACGACACCGAGCGCGCGGTGCTGCGACGGCTGGCGGTGCACCCCGGTGGGGCGGGGCTCGCCGAGGCTGAGGTCGTGTGCGCGGGCGGTGACGTGGCAGGTGAGGATGTCGCCGAGGTGCTCGCGCGGCTGGTCGATCGGTCGCTCGTCGTGCGGGAGGCCCACGGCACCGCCACTCGATACCGGCTGCTGGAGTCGGTCGCCGCGTACAGTCTCGAGCAGCTCGCCGACGCCGGGGAGACCGGCACCGCCCGCGCCCGCCATGCCGACGTGTACGCGGAGCTGGCCTCGGCGGCCGACCACGGCCTGCGTGGTCCGGGCCAGTGTTGCCTGCTCGGCGACCTCGACGTGGAGTCGGCCAACCTGAGTGCTGCCCTCGACACCCTGCTGGGCACGCGGCAGCCGGTTGCCGCTGCCCGCCTGGTCATCACGCTGACCTGGTACTGGTTCCTGCGGGGCAGGCTCTCCACCGCCCGCAGAGCCTTGCGGGAGACCCTGGCCGTCATGGACTCGGAGACCCCCCAGGCGCCCGAGGCGGAGGTGGTGTCGGCCTGGCTGGCCGGTCTGGAACTGCTGTCCGGGCACCGGCTCGCCCGCTCGGTCGGCGATGTCGCCGACCGGCTCGGAGGTGGTCGGCGGGACGGGGCTCGCGCGCGGGCGTTGTGGTGGCTCGGCCACGCACTCGGCACGGTCGGGGACCTGCGGGCGGCCAAACGCGCCACCCGCCGCGCGCTGGAGGATTTCCGCTCCTGCGGCGACCGGTGGGGTATCGCCGCCGCGCTCGGCGATCTGGCGAGTCAGCGGCTCGCCGTCGGTGACCTGCCCGGCGCGCATATCGCCGCCGACGAGTGCTCGGCGCTGTTCGCACAGCTCGGCGACCGGTGGGGCCAGTTGCAGGCGGCGTTCATCTCGGGCACGCTGGCCGGCCTGCACGGCGACGACGTCAAGGCCGAGCACGGCTTCCGCACTGCCTTGGCCATGGCGGATGAACTCGGGCTGCGGCCGGAGATGTCGTATCAGACCTCGTGGCTGGGCCGGGTGGCGTTGCTGCGCGGTGATCTCGCCGAGGCTCGCCGCCTGCACGAGGAAGCCCTACGGATCGCCACCGACCAGGGTTTTTCGCCCGGCGAGATGTACGCGCGCACGGGCCTCGCGCTCGGTGCGCGCCGCGAAGGCGCGCTGGAGGAGGCGCAGCGTCATCTGACGGTGCTGCTCGGCTGGCACCGCGACCACGACGCGCCGTCCAGCGAAGCGCTCATCCTCGCCGAGCTGGGTTTCGTCGCCGAACTGCGGGGGGACGCGGAGGAGGCGATGCGCAGGCAGCGCGAGGGCCTTGCCGCGGCCCGCCGCAGCCGTGACCCCAGGGCCGTCGCGCTCGGCGTCGAGGGCCTCGCCGGGGCCGAGGCTCTCGCGGGTAACACCCGGAGGGCGCGGCGGCTGCTCGCGGTGGCCGCCCGCATCCGCGCGGGTGTCGGTGTGCCGCTGCGGCCGGGTGAACGCGGCGACGTGGACCGCATCGCCGCGCGGATTGCCGAGGCCGCCGCCGTTCCCGCCGGTGCGCGGTGA
- a CDS encoding NAD(P)-dependent oxidoreductase: MERPPPTSVTVLGLGAMGSALATALIDAGHAVTVWNRTPAKTAPLVARGAARAGDIDEALRAGQVIVTCLLDHTAVHDVLDDHAGALAGRTLVNVTNTTPEGSAELASWAACHGAEFLDGGIMAVPPQIGTPSAFVIYSGSEQALETARPALEAFGDVRYLGSDPSLAALQDLALLSGMYGMLGGILHAFALVRTGGITAREFAPVLREWLTSMAAWADSAAGRIDDGDHAGDVVSPLAMQAAAYDAFLTVARDRGVNPLLLEPLGQLLRRRTDDGHGHEDITGVIDDLTTTTTTTGDNA; this comes from the coding sequence ATGGAACGACCACCACCCACCTCCGTCACGGTGCTGGGCCTCGGCGCGATGGGATCCGCACTGGCCACGGCCCTGATCGACGCGGGCCACGCCGTGACGGTGTGGAACCGCACCCCGGCGAAGACAGCACCGCTGGTCGCCAGGGGCGCGGCACGGGCAGGCGACATCGACGAGGCTCTGCGAGCCGGCCAGGTGATCGTCACCTGCCTGCTCGACCACACCGCCGTCCACGACGTCCTCGACGACCACGCGGGCGCGCTGGCCGGGCGCACACTGGTCAACGTCACCAACACCACACCGGAGGGCTCCGCCGAACTCGCCTCCTGGGCGGCCTGCCACGGCGCCGAGTTCCTCGACGGCGGCATCATGGCCGTCCCGCCGCAGATCGGCACCCCGTCGGCGTTCGTCATCTACAGCGGCTCCGAACAGGCGCTGGAGACCGCACGCCCGGCGCTGGAGGCGTTCGGCGACGTCCGCTACCTCGGCAGCGACCCGAGCCTGGCCGCGTTGCAGGATCTCGCGCTGCTCAGCGGCATGTACGGCATGCTCGGCGGCATCCTGCACGCCTTCGCGCTCGTGCGCACCGGCGGGATCACCGCCCGCGAGTTCGCACCCGTGCTGCGGGAGTGGCTGACCAGCATGGCCGCGTGGGCCGACTCGGCGGCAGGGCGCATCGACGACGGCGACCACGCCGGGGACGTCGTGTCCCCCCTCGCCATGCAGGCCGCCGCCTACGACGCCTTCCTCACCGTGGCCCGCGACCGTGGCGTCAACCCGCTGCTGCTGGAACCACTCGGGCAGCTGCTGCGCCGCCGCACCGACGACGGTCACGGCCACGAGGACATCACTGGCGTCATCGACGACCTCACCACCACGACAACAACGACAGGAGACAACGCATGA
- a CDS encoding NAD(P)-dependent oxidoreductase, whose product MSTNDTREPVTVIGLGPMGQAMTTALLGAGHPVTVWNRTASRADAVVAKGATRAATVADALAASEIVLLSLTDYQAMDDILSTATDSLAGKLIVNLSSDTPQRTVEAARWLSDHGARLLVGGVMVSEELVGTEQSYVFYSGPRDSFDAHEATLAVLGRPDYRGEDHALAQLYYQAQLDIFLTSLAAYLHATALLKAAGVPEPTFAPYATEMFDMVSYFLRGIAEQLERGDYPGDGASVTMMGATADHIVGASDAAGIDATLPRAVQSYYHRAIAAGHGGNGWPSLYEVIRKR is encoded by the coding sequence ATGAGCACCAACGACACCCGCGAGCCCGTCACCGTCATCGGCCTCGGCCCGATGGGGCAGGCCATGACCACCGCCCTGCTCGGCGCGGGCCACCCCGTGACAGTGTGGAACCGCACGGCCTCCCGCGCCGACGCCGTCGTCGCCAAGGGAGCCACCCGTGCCGCCACCGTCGCCGACGCACTGGCCGCGAGCGAGATCGTGCTTCTCAGCCTCACCGACTACCAGGCCATGGACGACATCCTGTCCACCGCCACCGACTCCCTGGCAGGCAAGCTGATCGTCAACCTCAGCTCCGACACTCCACAACGGACCGTCGAGGCGGCGCGCTGGCTGAGCGACCACGGCGCCCGTCTGCTCGTCGGCGGGGTCATGGTGTCCGAGGAGCTGGTGGGCACCGAACAGTCCTACGTCTTCTACAGCGGCCCTCGCGACTCGTTCGACGCGCACGAGGCGACGCTCGCGGTGCTGGGCAGGCCCGACTACCGCGGCGAGGACCACGCGCTGGCCCAGCTCTACTACCAGGCGCAGCTCGACATCTTCCTCACCTCACTGGCGGCCTACCTGCACGCCACGGCGCTGCTGAAGGCCGCTGGCGTGCCCGAACCGACGTTCGCGCCCTACGCCACGGAGATGTTCGACATGGTGTCGTATTTCCTGCGAGGCATCGCCGAGCAGCTCGAACGCGGCGACTACCCGGGTGACGGGGCATCGGTGACCATGATGGGAGCCACCGCCGACCACATCGTCGGCGCCAGCGACGCGGCCGGAATCGACGCCACGCTGCCACGGGCGGTGCAGTCCTACTACCACCGCGCCATCGCGGCCGGGCACGGCGGCAACGGCTGGCCGAGCCTCTACGAGGTGATCAGGAAGCGGTGA
- a CDS encoding TetR/AcrR family transcriptional regulator translates to MTSPRGSLRRSERSRRAILDATRALVAEHGYAKVGIEAIAARAGVGKQTIYRWWPSKGAVVLDAVRALSENGEGQLALPDTGDLEGDLKQVLRATAAEFADPTFDALIRGLTTELAHDLGLAAAYAEHTAELEEAKRQRLRSGQRAGQLSPDADLDIVLDLLFAPLFRRWLLRTGPLTPDYADTLVEAALRAFAPPEPVTAS, encoded by the coding sequence ATGACATCACCCCGAGGTTCCCTTCGCCGCAGCGAACGCTCCCGCCGCGCGATCCTGGACGCCACGCGCGCGCTGGTCGCCGAACACGGCTACGCGAAGGTCGGCATCGAAGCCATCGCCGCCCGCGCGGGCGTGGGCAAGCAGACGATCTACCGCTGGTGGCCGTCCAAAGGCGCGGTGGTGCTCGACGCGGTGCGCGCTCTGAGCGAGAACGGCGAAGGTCAACTCGCCCTTCCCGACACCGGTGATCTGGAGGGCGATCTCAAGCAGGTGCTGCGGGCCACGGCGGCCGAGTTCGCCGATCCCACGTTCGACGCGCTGATCCGCGGACTGACCACCGAGCTGGCGCACGACCTTGGCCTGGCCGCCGCCTACGCCGAACACACCGCCGAGCTGGAGGAGGCGAAGCGGCAGCGGTTGCGCAGCGGCCAGCGGGCAGGGCAGCTGTCCCCCGACGCCGATCTCGACATCGTGCTGGACCTGCTCTTCGCTCCCCTGTTCCGCCGCTGGCTGCTGCGCACCGGCCCGCTGACCCCCGACTACGCCGACACGCTGGTGGAGGCGGCGCTGCGGGCATTCGCGCCGCCCGAGCCCGTCACCGCTTCCTGA
- a CDS encoding SDR family NAD(P)-dependent oxidoreductase: MTTTAPSQPRVWFITGASRGLGRAFTEAALAGGDRVIATARDVSPLDDLAAAHDGALVTLPLDISDHAAVVSTMDKAAAVFGGLDVVLNSAGQFLLGMIEETTEQQARAHLDTNFFGALWVAKAAIPHLRRRGGGRLLQVSSMGSVGGHASVGLYGAGKAALEAMTEALAMEVAQFGIAVTVLNAGGYDTGLFTKGLTNTEPDPAYADLRAELAAMWSEGVSDDPAKAAAVVHDIVNMPEPPRRAILGSTSFDIVRDIAKQRQADLERWEELSRAAGRG; the protein is encoded by the coding sequence ATGACCACCACCGCCCCGTCCCAGCCCCGCGTCTGGTTCATCACCGGCGCATCCCGAGGGCTCGGCCGAGCCTTCACCGAGGCCGCGCTCGCGGGCGGTGACCGTGTCATCGCCACCGCCCGCGACGTCAGCCCCCTCGACGACCTGGCAGCAGCCCACGACGGCGCCCTTGTCACGCTGCCTCTCGACATCTCCGACCACGCCGCCGTGGTGTCCACGATGGACAAAGCAGCCGCCGTCTTCGGTGGCCTCGACGTCGTCCTCAACAGCGCGGGCCAGTTCCTCCTCGGCATGATCGAGGAGACCACCGAGCAGCAGGCCAGAGCCCACCTCGACACCAACTTCTTCGGCGCACTCTGGGTGGCCAAGGCCGCGATTCCGCATCTGCGGCGCCGGGGCGGCGGAAGGCTGCTCCAGGTCTCGTCGATGGGCTCCGTCGGCGGCCATGCCAGCGTCGGCCTCTACGGTGCGGGCAAGGCCGCGCTGGAGGCGATGACCGAAGCGCTGGCCATGGAGGTCGCCCAGTTCGGCATCGCCGTCACCGTCCTCAACGCGGGCGGCTACGACACCGGCCTGTTCACCAAGGGCCTCACCAACACCGAACCCGACCCCGCCTATGCCGACCTGCGCGCCGAACTCGCGGCGATGTGGAGCGAGGGAGTCTCCGACGACCCCGCCAAAGCGGCCGCCGTCGTCCACGACATCGTGAACATGCCCGAACCACCCCGGCGCGCCATCCTCGGCAGCACCTCGTTCGACATCGTCCGCGATATCGCCAAGCAACGTCAGGCCGACCTCGAACGCTGGGAAGAACTCAGCCGCGCAGCCGGACGCGGGTGA
- a CDS encoding dienelactone hydrolase family protein: MTTVTTRTVEYPADDLTMIGYLALPAGAERRPGVLIGPEGMGLSDVERRRAEALAELGYVALAFDLHGGRYLDDPEEMLARCMPLLGEPDRMREIGHAALDVLRAEPRVDPDQTAAIGYGTGGAVALELGRDGADLRAIGTVNGLLTGRPGEAARIRCPVWAGVGSEDPIMPPAQREAFTAEMQAAGVDWRLVVYGGALHAFHHPPVDHAAPPGVGYHPRHAQRAWRDIVALLTECLPVTK; the protein is encoded by the coding sequence ATGACGACAGTGACAACCCGTACGGTCGAATATCCGGCCGACGATCTGACGATGATCGGGTACCTTGCGCTCCCGGCCGGTGCCGAGCGCAGGCCGGGAGTCCTGATCGGACCCGAAGGGATGGGGCTCAGCGATGTCGAGCGCCGGCGGGCCGAGGCTCTGGCTGAGCTGGGGTACGTGGCGCTGGCCTTCGACCTCCACGGCGGACGCTATCTGGACGACCCGGAGGAAATGTTGGCCCGTTGCATGCCGCTGCTCGGCGAGCCTGACCGCATGCGAGAAATCGGTCACGCCGCGCTCGACGTGTTGCGTGCCGAACCTCGGGTCGATCCCGACCAGACGGCCGCCATCGGCTACGGCACCGGGGGCGCCGTCGCGCTGGAACTTGGGCGCGATGGCGCCGACCTGCGCGCGATCGGGACAGTCAACGGACTGCTCACGGGCCGACCGGGTGAGGCGGCACGTATTCGCTGCCCGGTATGGGCCGGGGTCGGGTCGGAAGACCCGATCATGCCGCCCGCGCAACGGGAGGCGTTTACCGCGGAGATGCAGGCCGCAGGTGTTGACTGGCGCCTCGTGGTCTACGGAGGAGCCCTGCACGCCTTCCACCACCCACCGGTAGACCACGCCGCGCCTCCCGGCGTCGGCTACCACCCACGGCACGCCCAGCGAGCCTGGCGTGACATCGTCGCCTTGCTCACCGAGTGCCTGCCCGTCACAAAGTGA
- a CDS encoding helix-turn-helix transcriptional regulator, which produces MRADRLVAALLVLQARGRVTAAQLAEELEVSVATARRDLEALSAAGVPVYAQPGRGGGWSLVGGARTDLTGLTEGEARAAVWSLSAAVTGASVSPALRSALRKLVRALPEPMRDQARAATDSVVVDAARWGQSGDDGPESLEVLRRAVVSRRVVRLTYGRGERPRTVHPWGLVEKGDVWYLVAGTEAGRRTFRVDRVRAVDITDERAERPEALDLSRTWEEIVAEVERRRSGVEATVLVDPGFVWVLRRQFGRHCTVVDEAGGRVRVAAHTSRSVAEQLAGWGSALEVVEPEPVRVELARIGGELVARYG; this is translated from the coding sequence ATGCGTGCGGATCGTTTGGTGGCGGCTTTGTTGGTGTTGCAGGCGCGGGGGCGGGTGACGGCGGCGCAGTTGGCCGAGGAGTTGGAGGTGTCGGTGGCGACGGCGCGCCGGGATCTTGAGGCGTTGTCGGCGGCGGGGGTTCCGGTGTACGCGCAGCCAGGGCGTGGTGGGGGTTGGTCGCTGGTGGGTGGGGCGCGCACGGATCTGACCGGTTTGACGGAGGGTGAGGCGCGGGCGGCGGTGTGGTCGTTGAGCGCGGCGGTGACGGGGGCTTCGGTGTCGCCCGCGTTGCGGTCGGCGCTGCGCAAGCTGGTGCGGGCGTTGCCGGAGCCGATGCGGGATCAGGCGCGGGCGGCGACGGATTCGGTGGTGGTCGATGCGGCGAGGTGGGGGCAGTCCGGTGACGACGGGCCGGAGTCGCTGGAGGTACTGCGGCGTGCGGTGGTGTCGCGGCGGGTGGTGCGGTTGACCTATGGGCGCGGTGAGCGGCCGAGGACGGTGCATCCGTGGGGGCTGGTGGAGAAGGGCGACGTCTGGTATCTCGTGGCGGGCACCGAGGCGGGGCGTCGGACGTTCCGCGTGGACCGGGTGCGGGCCGTGGACATCACGGACGAGCGGGCTGAGCGTCCTGAGGCGCTGGATCTGTCGCGGACGTGGGAGGAGATCGTCGCGGAGGTGGAGCGGCGGCGTTCGGGGGTTGAGGCGACGGTGCTGGTTGACCCCGGGTTCGTGTGGGTTTTGCGCAGACAGTTCGGCCGCCACTGCACTGTGGTGGACGAGGCCGGGGGCCGGGTGCGAGTGGCCGCGCACACGTCGAGGTCGGTGGCCGAGCAGCTCGCGGGGTGGGGTTCGGCGCTGGAGGTTGTGGAGCCTGAGCCGGTGCGGGTTGAGCTGGCGCGGATCGGCGGCGAGTTGGTGGCGCGCTACGGCTGA
- a CDS encoding VOC family protein, whose translation MLRGLSTVVFQADDLDAAREWYTDVLGVPPYFAKPDEGPAAYIEFRLGDLAHELGIVARAYAPHPAAPHPSGAVVYWHVDDVQKTYDTLLAKGATEHEGPTWRSEDWLTASVTDPFGNILGLIHSPHYLNMLP comes from the coding sequence ATGTTGCGAGGACTGTCCACCGTCGTGTTCCAGGCCGACGACCTCGACGCCGCCCGCGAGTGGTACACCGACGTGCTGGGTGTGCCGCCCTACTTCGCCAAACCCGACGAAGGCCCCGCCGCCTACATCGAGTTCCGGCTCGGCGACCTTGCGCACGAACTCGGCATCGTCGCCCGCGCCTACGCACCGCATCCGGCGGCACCGCACCCGTCCGGCGCCGTCGTCTACTGGCATGTCGATGACGTGCAGAAAACCTACGACACCCTGCTCGCCAAGGGAGCCACCGAACACGAAGGCCCGACATGGCGCAGCGAGGACTGGCTGACCGCCTCCGTCACCGACCCGTTCGGCAACATCCTCGGCCTGATCCACAGCCCCCATTACCTGAACATGCTCCCGTAA
- a CDS encoding DUF3558 domain-containing protein, with protein MKRMGAVLCGCAVVVAAGCSAEQSGEAAPNLGASMSRSASSPGSPGLPHSGAPAVTDPLPESVLSSHPCEVLTPEQVRQALGRGASAGERKDLEPVGPGCDWSNSENLGAGFQIGFSVVSRQGLSAQYANTKPQKAIFRELTSVAGFPAVAFKDSEDNRHCTVAVGLANEFSVTATVSLSFEQESEGTDSCVPAEKVAAMVVGNLKAKAGR; from the coding sequence ATGAAGCGCATGGGCGCGGTGCTGTGCGGTTGTGCTGTGGTGGTCGCCGCCGGCTGCTCAGCGGAGCAGAGTGGGGAAGCGGCACCGAACCTTGGAGCGTCGATGTCCCGCTCAGCGAGTTCTCCAGGCAGCCCAGGGTTGCCGCACAGTGGTGCTCCTGCGGTGACGGATCCGCTGCCGGAGTCGGTGCTGTCCAGCCACCCGTGCGAGGTGCTCACGCCGGAGCAGGTGCGGCAGGCGTTGGGACGGGGCGCGTCGGCGGGGGAGCGTAAGGATCTGGAGCCGGTCGGGCCGGGCTGCGATTGGTCGAACTCGGAAAATCTCGGGGCCGGGTTCCAGATTGGCTTCAGTGTCGTGTCGCGGCAGGGGTTGAGTGCGCAGTATGCGAATACGAAGCCCCAGAAGGCGATTTTCCGGGAATTGACCTCGGTCGCCGGGTTTCCTGCCGTGGCGTTCAAGGACAGCGAGGACAACCGTCACTGCACTGTGGCCGTCGGACTGGCGAACGAGTTTTCAGTAACGGCCACTGTGAGTTTGAGTTTCGAGCAGGAATCGGAAGGCACCGACTCCTGCGTTCCTGCGGAGAAGGTCGCCGCGATGGTCGTGGGGAACCTCAAGGCCAAAGCGGGCAGATAG
- the fmdA gene encoding formamidase yields MPEVKFSVDQSRRFAEQDVRGHNRWHPDVPAAVTVRPGEEFRVECREWFDGTIHNDDSANDVRDADLSMVHQLSGPIAVEGAEPGDLLLVDILDLGPVPQEQGPVAGQGWGYTGIFARENGGGFLTDHFPDAYKAVWDFHGQTATSRHLPGVSFVGIAHPGLMGTAPSAELLARWNRREGDLIATNPSAVPPLALPPEPHNALLGSLSGAEFERVAAEAARTAPPRENGGNQDIKNLSRGSRVFYPVFVPGAKLSLGDLHFSQGDGEITFCGAIEMGGYVDLHVDVIKGGMEMYGVETPVFIPGRVEPRYSEYLTFAGLSVTESGEQRYLDSTLAYRRACLHAIDYLTTFGYTREQAYLLLGAAPIEGRFSGVVDIPNACATLYIPVEVFDFDPRPSSQAPRKVDRGQCAVSG; encoded by the coding sequence ATGCCTGAGGTGAAGTTCAGTGTCGATCAGTCGCGCCGGTTCGCCGAGCAGGACGTGCGCGGGCACAACCGGTGGCATCCGGATGTGCCCGCGGCGGTGACGGTGCGGCCCGGTGAGGAGTTCCGGGTGGAGTGCCGCGAGTGGTTCGACGGGACGATCCACAACGACGACTCCGCCAACGACGTGCGTGACGCGGATCTGTCGATGGTGCACCAGTTGTCCGGTCCGATCGCGGTGGAGGGTGCCGAGCCGGGTGATCTGTTGCTGGTGGACATTCTGGATCTCGGTCCGGTGCCGCAGGAGCAGGGCCCGGTAGCGGGTCAGGGCTGGGGTTACACGGGCATCTTCGCGCGGGAGAACGGTGGCGGGTTCCTCACCGACCACTTCCCCGACGCGTACAAGGCGGTGTGGGACTTCCACGGGCAGACGGCGACGTCGCGGCATCTGCCGGGGGTGTCGTTCGTGGGGATCGCCCATCCCGGTCTGATGGGGACGGCGCCGTCGGCGGAGTTGCTAGCGCGGTGGAACCGGCGTGAGGGGGATCTGATCGCGACGAACCCGTCGGCGGTGCCGCCGTTGGCGTTGCCGCCGGAGCCGCACAACGCGCTGCTGGGGTCGTTGTCGGGTGCGGAGTTCGAACGGGTGGCCGCGGAGGCGGCACGGACGGCCCCGCCCAGGGAGAACGGTGGCAACCAGGACATCAAGAACCTGTCGCGGGGTTCTCGGGTGTTCTATCCGGTGTTCGTGCCTGGGGCGAAACTGTCGCTGGGTGATCTGCATTTCAGTCAGGGCGACGGTGAGATCACGTTCTGCGGGGCGATCGAGATGGGCGGTTACGTCGATCTGCACGTGGACGTGATCAAGGGCGGTATGGAGATGTACGGGGTGGAGACACCGGTGTTCATCCCGGGCCGGGTAGAGCCGAGGTACTCGGAGTACCTGACGTTCGCGGGGCTGTCGGTGACGGAGTCCGGCGAGCAGCGGTATCTGGATTCGACGCTGGCGTACCGGCGGGCGTGCCTGCACGCGATCGACTATCTGACGACGTTCGGGTACACGCGGGAGCAGGCGTATCTGTTGCTGGGGGCGGCGCCGATCGAGGGCAGGTTCTCGGGTGTGGTGGACATTCCGAACGCCTGCGCGACGCTGTACATCCCGGTGGAGGTGTTCGACTTCGATCCCCGGCCGTCGTCGCAGGCGCCGAGGAAGGTGGATCGGGGCCAGTGTGCGGTGAGTGGCTGA